One window of the Thermococcus sp. genome contains the following:
- a CDS encoding NADPH-dependent FMN reductase, whose translation IDVRDYLLAYTHRWKVTPEMEAYRNKILEADALVIVAPEYNGSYPGELKILLDTIYDEYEGLPLGIATVSSVTGGVRLLMELRTAAVNYRMLPVGQVLFYNVDDLFDGEELKDEKYKERVERLFRALEKYAKALRPIREEVRDKLREKIEGV comes from the coding sequence ATAGACGTCAGGGACTACCTCCTGGCCTACACCCACCGCTGGAAGGTAACGCCCGAGATGGAGGCCTACAGGAACAAAATCCTTGAGGCCGATGCCCTCGTCATAGTTGCCCCCGAGTACAACGGGAGCTATCCGGGGGAGCTGAAGATCCTCCTCGATACCATCTACGACGAGTATGAAGGACTGCCCCTGGGCATCGCCACAGTCTCCAGCGTTACCGGGGGAGTAAGGCTCCTCATGGAGCTCAGAACGGCCGCGGTGAACTACCGCATGCTGCCGGTCGGGCAGGTTCTCTTCTACAACGTCGACGACCTGTTCGATGGTGAAGAGCTGAAGGACGAGAAGTACAAAGAACGGGTTGAACGGCTTTTCAGGGCCCTTGAGAAGTACGCCAAGGCCCTGAGGCCGATAAGGGAGGAGGTAAGAGATAAA